In Pirellulales bacterium, the sequence GCGGCCATCGGCAACATTCGCTTTTTGCAATCTCTGACCGCACAACTCCGCGTGCCCCCGGAAGATTGCCTGAAAGACGCCGAGCGCCTGGCCGACGCCGCCTTGGTTTGCCCGTTGGGTGGAAAGTATCAGCTCGAAGAACGTCCCGGCACGTTATCCACCTGGATTACGACCGCACTGCCGGCCGACCAAATGCGGTTGGTCTCGGGCTTGTTCCAGCCCGCCCCGGCCAATTACACGGCCCCCGTTTTGAATTGGCTGCTCGGATTGGATGCCGACCTGGCACTCGATCAGCGTATTCTTTCGCTCCATGCAGAAGTCGATATGCAGCAAAACGGCCCGGTTGTGCTTCCCAGCACACTCAATAGCGTCACAAACGGAGCGACCAACGCCACAGGCGCCGGCAATGCCAAATCAGCACCGCTCCCGCCTCAGTCACGTAACGAAGAAGTTCCGCCGCCGCCAGTACCCCAACCGAACTAAACCAGCGTTCAATTGGTGGACACATCCCAATTTCGCGTGGTACACTTGCCTGGCTCAATCGCCCCGGTGGTAAACACCGTCGCGGCTTCCTATCGGGTGGAATTCACTACCCCTCGCGCTTGCAATTTGCAGCACTTTTCAAGCATAATTCGAGCTAGTTGCGCCCGGCGGCTAACCCTGGAGAATTTGTAATGCCAGATCTCAGCAAAATGACCGATTGGGAAAAGCTCAAGGGCATGCTCCAAAAATCGGCCGACGAAGGCAAAGAAAAAAAGATCGATCCCAAGGCGCTGTTGGAACACATGCGCTCCCGTGTCAAAGGGCAGGACGCCATCATCGAAGATTGTGCCCGGCTGCTTCATTTGCAGATGGCGAAAACCATCTCCAACAAGCCCATCGCCAATTTGCTATTCTTGGGTCCCACGGGCACCGGCAAAACCGAACTGGCCAAAGCCATCACGGAATATCTGTTCGAAGACGAAACCGCGATGCTTCGCTTCGATTGCTCCGAATTCACCGGTCCCGAAGGCAAAACGCGGCTGATCGGCACCCCGCTGGGTTATGTCGGCTCTGAAGCCGGCGGTCAATTGACGCGCCCCGTCATGGCCAAGCCGCGCCGCATTATTCTGTTTGATGAAATCGAAAAAGCGCACCCCAGCGTGTTCGATTTGTTTTTGCAGATGCTGGGCGAAGGCCGGTTAACCGAGCAAGGTTCCGGCAAAACCGCCGACTTCACCCAGTGCATTACCATTCTCACCAGCAATGCCCACGCCGATCAAATCGGCAAAATTCAGGAAGACGTCAAAGATTATTACGAAATGGTCAATGCCGTAAAAAGTTACCTGGCCGATTCCAAAGTCTTCCGGCCGGAAATTCTCGGCCGCATCGACCGCATTTACGTCTTCCGCCCCCTGGAAGGCATGGTCATTGCCGAAATCACGCTGCTCAAAATTGTCCGGCTGGCGAAAGAGTACGGGCTGACCGTAAATTTCGTCGCTCCCGAATTAATTATGCAAACCTTGGTGTCGAGCCAAAAAGTGGCCCGATTTGGCGTCCGCGAACTGGAACGCGTCGTCTTCGATTTGTTCGCCGAGCAAATGGCTGCCGCCCGCGCCAATAAAGCGCGCGCGGTCAACCTGGCCGTTAGTCCCGAAGGGAAGCTGGAAATCACCAGCGCATTCGATACGTAAACCAATCTCTTGGCAAACGGTTGGACCATGAGTCAAATGAGCGCCGATGACCCGAAATCTCCGGAGATGCAACCGGATTTAGAGCGCCCCGCTCCGGCACGCGAATCGAACCCTACGCCTGTCGGCCCCGGAACTTCGCCCACAGGCAAAGCAGGATCAACCGCGGCGGCAGGTGCAAAATTCGCCGCCGCCTCCGCAGCGCAGTCGCCTGCTAATCGAGGCAACTTTTATTCTGCGCCCCCCAGCGCCACACCTCCGGCCGTGCAAACTGGCAATTCATGGGGAAAAACCGGCCTCATCGCCGTGGTGGTGGCCGCGGTCGCGCTGGGCGGTTGGTTCGGCGTTTCACATTTCGGCGGTTCTGGCACGCCGACTCCGCCCGCTGTGACTCAAAAACACGTCAAAACATTTACCGTTTCCAAGGCCGATCTGGATGCCAAAGCCACCGACCAATTGAAGGCGTTTCTGGCCGCGGGCAATTCAAGTCAAAACGGTTCGGCAGCAACGGATTTAAGCACTCTCAAAGCCGTCAATGCGCAGGCCCTGGCCCAGCTCGGCAAAACGTCGCCGCAAACCGTCGATGAATTGAAGACCGGCAAACAGAATTTGTACCGCATTTATCTGCTCGACTTTTTGGAAGAAGACGGAGACCACGTCGACATGACCGTCAACGGCGTCGACTACGGCGATCTTTATCTCAGAAACGCCGGCACGTCGTTTCTCATTCCGCTGGCCCCGGGCCAGCCTGCCGACGTTAAGTTGCTCGCCACACAAGATGGCGGCGGGGGCGGCGTCACGGTTGGTTTTATTTCGTCGCTGGGCGAGTCCCGCACCGACATCTTGCAAGTCGGTCAGTCCGAGCAGTGGCAGGTGCAAGTCCAATGAGCGCTCCAGGCCAATCGCGCGGTTTTCTCAAAGGCGATCCCTTGCAAGCCATCGTGGCGGTCATCATGGCCGTCATGGTGACTTCCGTGTTGAACGAAGCTTCCATTTGGTTCGCGCCGTCGCTGTTGCTCATCAGCATCGCCGGCATGGTGCTTGTTTACAAAACGCGAAAGCGCGAAGAACGCATCTATCGCGAAGGCGCACGCCAGGTCAATTACCAAAAACTTGCCGCCATCGATACCAACCAGATGCTCCCCTGGCTAAAAGATAATCTCCGCGGACACGACGCCATTGTCGAATCGGTCTTCACCCATTTGCATAAAAGCCTGCAACTAGCTCGCCCCGGCCGCACGCTGGGCAACTTCTTGCTGGTCGGTCCCACGGGCACGGGCAAAACTTTTCTCTCGCAATTGGTGGCCCAGGGTTTGTATCCTGAGTCGGAAGTGGTCCTGCTCGCGATGAACCAATTCAAGCAACCGGGCGACGTCTACACCATGATTGGCCCGCCGCCGGGAATGCCGGGCTACGAAATCGGCGGCCGGCTGACGCGCCCCGTGCTGGAAAATCCGTACCGTGTGGTAATCTTCGACGAAATTGAAAAAGCCCATCACGATTTGCACGATTGCCTGTACGACATCTTAGATACGGCCAGTTGCCGCGAAAAAAGCTCGGGTGCCTTGGTCGATTTCAGCGCCTGCGTTTTTTTTGCCACCTCCAATGCCGGCGTCGAAAAGCTGCGCACCCTGGCGGGCGAAGTCGGCTCGACCACTTCGTCCGTTTGGCTGGGCCGCAGCCGCGATGCCCTGGCCGAAACCAACAAATTCGACCGCGCCTTCCTTTCCCGCTGGGATGGCGTTTATCTGCTCGACACTTTGCCTCCCCTGCACGTGGCCGAGGTCGCCTGCTTGCAGCTATGCCGCTATTGGCGCGAATACGGAATTGACGTCGGCTACACCGCTCCCGAACTCATTTTGGAAGCGGTCCAGCGCAATCAAGATTTTGCCGAATACGGAGTCCGCCAGCTCGGCCGCTTCATCCGAGAGCAAACCGAACACGCCATTCTGGACGCCAAGCGCCGCGGTTCCAAAAAGGTCAACCTCTATGTCGGCACCGACACCGGTCAATTGCAAGTCGAGGTGACCTGATGAACTTCAAGCGGCTCATCACCACCGACTGGTTTGTCGTCTTTGCCGCGACCGGGCTGATGTCGTTGGTGTTTATCGTCTACAACCAGATTCACTCGCAGGCGTATTCCAAGCTGTTCTCCGGCAGCTCCAACGACAATAACAACGGCGGCAATACTGCTGGTGGCGGCACAAACAACTCGGGTTCCGGTTCCGGCGCCTCAAGTTCGGGATCCACCGGCGTCGCCACGAATAATTCCGGCAACAGCAATTCCGGAAATAGCAGCGGTGTTACGGGCGGGGCGGGCTCCACGCCCGAGGCACAGCTTGACAACGCCCTGGCAGCATACAACGGCAAAAATTACACGCTAGCCATGACTTTGGCCCAGCCGCTGGCCGATCAAGGCGTGGCCCAGGCGCAGGCCGTTGTGGGAGACATGTACATGGACGGGCTCGGTGTTTCCAAGGATTATGACAAGGCCTATTTCTGGTTGAGTAAGGCAGCCGACCAAAACTACACAAATTCTATTAATAACCTCGGACTCATGGAGGAATATGGAGAGGGTCGGCCAAAAGATTTGAAACAGGCGTTCAATTTTTATCTCAAGGCGGCCCAAGCTGGAAACGTAAGCGGTCAAAGCAATACTGCCCGCTTCTACGTGCAGGGCTTGGGCGTCGACCAAGATTACACCCAAGCCGCCAACTGGTATCAAAAAGCCGCGGACAAGGGGGATGCCATCGCTCAAGCCGCTTTGGGCCAACTCTACGAAGACGGCCACGGCGTCAAGCAAGATTACGAAGAAGCGGAAATCTGGTACCGCAAAGCCGCCGACCAAAACAATGCGATCGGGCAATATCGTCTCGGCCTTCTCTACCAGAAGGGTCTTGGCGTCAATCAGGACCTTGGCAAAGGGGCTGTGTTCTTCCAACAAGCCGCCGATCAGGGCAATACCGATGCCATCAATGGCTTGGGCGATTTATACAATACGGGCGGCGCCGGTTTCCCGAAAAACGTTCAACAGGCCGCGCTGTGGTACAAAAAAGCGGCCGATCAAGGAAATGCCCAATCGCAATACAACATGGGTTTGCTTTATTCCGCTGGCGCCGGCGGCATCGCCCAAGATTACGGCGAAGCGCTCGATTGGTTCATGAAAGCCGCCGCTCAAGGCAACACCGATGCCGAAATCAGCGTGGGCGATTTGTACTTTTACGGTCGCGGCCTGCAAAAAAATCCAGACAAAGCGGCCGAAGCCTATTTGAAAGTCGGCGACAAACTCACTCCCGCCGGAATGTGCAATTTGGCGATTCTTTATCGCGATGGGACCGGCGTGCCGAAAGACCCCGCCAAATCGGTTGATCTGTTGAAGAAAGCTGCAGACCAGGGCAATCCTTCGGCACTTTACGAATACGCGCTGCTGCAACAATCTGGCACGGGAGTTGAGAAGGACACTGCCGCCGCCGACGCCGCGATCCTGAAAGCCGCCAATCTGGGCAACGCCGACGCCCAGTATTACGTTGGCATTTCCTACCAGACAGGCCGTGGCGTCGCAAAAAATGGAGCCACTGCCTTGCAGTGGTTTCAAAAGGCGGCGAATCAAGGCCAGGCCGAGGCGCAAGCTCAAGTCGGTTTGGCTTATCTCGATGGCAACGGCGTGACCAAGGATTACAAACAAGCGCTTTCGTGGCTGCAAAAATCCGCCAACCAGGGTAGCGCCACGGGAGAATTGCAATACGGCTTTATGTTAGATAATGGTTTAGGGGTT encodes:
- a CDS encoding AAA family ATPase: MPDLSKMTDWEKLKGMLQKSADEGKEKKIDPKALLEHMRSRVKGQDAIIEDCARLLHLQMAKTISNKPIANLLFLGPTGTGKTELAKAITEYLFEDETAMLRFDCSEFTGPEGKTRLIGTPLGYVGSEAGGQLTRPVMAKPRRIILFDEIEKAHPSVFDLFLQMLGEGRLTEQGSGKTADFTQCITILTSNAHADQIGKIQEDVKDYYEMVNAVKSYLADSKVFRPEILGRIDRIYVFRPLEGMVIAEITLLKIVRLAKEYGLTVNFVAPELIMQTLVSSQKVARFGVRELERVVFDLFAEQMAAARANKARAVNLAVSPEGKLEITSAFDT
- a CDS encoding AAA family ATPase, which produces MSAPGQSRGFLKGDPLQAIVAVIMAVMVTSVLNEASIWFAPSLLLISIAGMVLVYKTRKREERIYREGARQVNYQKLAAIDTNQMLPWLKDNLRGHDAIVESVFTHLHKSLQLARPGRTLGNFLLVGPTGTGKTFLSQLVAQGLYPESEVVLLAMNQFKQPGDVYTMIGPPPGMPGYEIGGRLTRPVLENPYRVVIFDEIEKAHHDLHDCLYDILDTASCREKSSGALVDFSACVFFATSNAGVEKLRTLAGEVGSTTSSVWLGRSRDALAETNKFDRAFLSRWDGVYLLDTLPPLHVAEVACLQLCRYWREYGIDVGYTAPELILEAVQRNQDFAEYGVRQLGRFIREQTEHAILDAKRRGSKKVNLYVGTDTGQLQVEVT